The segment TAAGAAACACttaataaatgtattataatatgtgaatttcttttcttattttttcttatatcattttaagataaaataatatttttatatataatcacACATTGGAATGTTCTAATGAATtcacaatatatatatatatatatatatataatatatttctttcatttttttttttttttttttttttgatcacataatatattttatgcATGCAAAGCAACCTTTTGATACTTTcattatgaaaaaaaaatatattttttttaaatttataataagtaggaaataataaaattagtatttaaaaaaaaaactaataaaataagaatattgatagaaaattattatacataaatatatgtatatatatatattattatgaatatatagtaaattatatatatgtataaaattatacatatatatttttatgtatattattaatatactttttttttttttttttttttttgccttggtaaatatatatatatattaaatatatatattatttttaaaataatattatttttatatctacatataaacatcactattatatatatatatatatatatattataatatatattaccatattatattttattcttatatgtaaaaaattattatatgtataaatttttttcttttttttttacatacatatattataataaataataattaaatgtaaatttgtatattttttatacatatataaatacatatatatttaaaggtattatattataatataatatcatatatataaataaatataagaacatttttttttttttttttttttttgatatataattaaaaaagtattttatatatttaatatcaaaaatataagtaaatgtatttatattatttttatatataaatatatatatatatatatatatatatatatattactcttttatataataaaatttatccatatatatattatatatatatatatattatattatatacatataatgaaaaattgctttttttatatattaaagatATGTAAAAAgtttataattatatatattttttaattaaaagaagaaatgaatttcatttttatattttaattaaaggaaaaataattaaCATTTTATTGTTAATTGTATATCACTAATCGTTAATCTCTATAATAAGAGattttaatatacaaaaagaattaaatagaaaaatataaaaaaaaaaacaaagaaaaaaaaaaataaaataaaataaataaataaatacagAGAGAATATAagtttataaaaatgtcAAGGAGGgtaaattattatgaagTTTTAGGTGTCCCTCAAGATGCTGATTTAACAGTTATTAAAAAGTCATATAGAACATTGGCTATGAAATGGCATCCAggtaaataaaaaaaaaaaatatatatatatatatatataaatatatgtatatatatgtaatatatatgtttatcTCGTATgtgatttttttttggtgtttcataaaaaatataaataaataaataaatatatatatatatatatatatatatgttttttttttatgtaattgttttttattgttttcacatataagaataataatattatatttaattttacataatatttttgtcTTGATAGATAAGAACCCTAATAATAAAGCTGAGGCTACTGAAAGATTTAAGCAAATTTCTGAAGCTTATGAAGTATTATCTGACCCAAAGAGACGAAGAAAATATGATTGtaaggatatatatatatatatatatatatatatgtgatagtttttatttttatcatttaatgACGCTcaatttataaaatatattcatttaaaaattatattaacacatacacaaatatatgtatatatatatatatatatatatatatttatttatttatttatttgttttatttttttatagtgTATGGAACGGATGAGAATTATATGGCTGATGAGAATGACGAATTTTCCAACtttcataaaaattttgGATTTAATGATGCACAGAGAATATTTGAAATGTTTTTTGGTGACTCATCACCTTTTGGTAATGATTCATTTTTTAGTGATGTAATGGGATCATCTTTTGTTGATAAAAGAAGAGGTAGAGTTCCTAGATCGAATGATCCATTTGACAATTTTTTTGGTTCTTCATTTAATGTATCCTTTGGTTCATCTTTTGACAGTAAGtgttaatataaaagtgcatattaaaaaaattaaataaaatatgaacaataattattttgttatgTTTATTTTGGGAATATATTctcaaatattttattcattaaattcaatcatatatatcaatatatatatatatatatatatatatatatatatgtatacatttattttttttttttagattTCATGGATGGGGGATCATGCTTTACATCAGTCGAAACCTCCACATCCAATGGAGGGAAATTTAAAAACAGGGTAGTAAAAACATCTACATCTAAAAGTACCTCCATAATAAATGGTAAAAGAGTTACAAGAATTGAAACAGTGAAAACCTTACCAAATGGAACTGTTGAAAGGACTGTTACTGAAAGGGAAGAAGATGACAGAGGAAATATTAACATAAGACAATTACCAGCTCATGAATTAAGAAGAAACAAAAGATAAATaacaacatatatatatatatatgtatatattatgtatatatgtgtgtattttaatttataattatttttattatatttaccCAATTGATTTATcacttttatttattat is part of the Plasmodium reichenowi strain SY57 chromosome 12, whole genome shotgun sequence genome and harbors:
- a CDS encoding heat shock protein DnaJ Pfj4 yields the protein MSRRVNYYEVLGVPQDADLTVIKKSYRTLAMKWHPDKNPNNKAEATERFKQISEAYEVLSDPKRRRKYDLYGTDENYMADENDEFSNFHKNFGFNDAQRIFEMFFGDSSPFGNDSFFSDVMGSSFVDKRRGRVPRSNDPFDNFFGSSFNVSFGSSFDNFMDGGSCFTSVETSTSNGGKFKNRVVKTSTSKSTSIINGKRVTRIETVKTLPNGTVERTVTEREEDDRGNINIRQLPAHELRRNKR